The Argiope bruennichi chromosome 9, qqArgBrue1.1, whole genome shotgun sequence genome contains a region encoding:
- the LOC129984592 gene encoding serpin B6-like, with protein MAIIKAFAIFFALCFSLTSAGVIFAPEELDRENLSKLSLANNELAFNLHRRLASGSSGNVFFSPLSISTAFGMLFYGARGNTAQELREALGYEKANLPNDLVHDTFNHFLREVLRHEDSSNGYVLKAANAVLVDKHLRLLEEYRNNVQEFYRAVVKDVDFGREAPRIVEEINSFVREKTNGKIEKLLDELSPSTVLVLLNAVYFKGTWKIEFDREETFDQIFYNYGLESERKRAPFMHMTEKLPLARFENFQALELPYKGENVSMLILLPNERDEIQSLEQSLTPEKLTEIQQRLFKTEVDVSLPKFKLGFEKELSEEVQALGANEIFAAGSADFSGMTPSRDVFVSQVLHKAVIEVNEEGSEAAAVTGIISNRMGLIDKPEFIADHPFLFAIVEKGSKSNMILFFGRVNNL; from the exons ATGGCTATCATCAAAGCGTTTGCCATTTTCTTCGCTCTATGCTTTTCACTAACTTCAGCAGGAGTGATTTTTGCTCCAGAAGAATTGGACAGGGAAAATCTTAGTAAATTATCCTTAGCCAACAACGAGTTGGCATTCAACTTGCATCGAAGATTGGCATCTGGTTCATCAGGAAATGTGTTTTTCTCGCCCTTAAGTATCTCCACAGCTTTTGGCATGTTATTTTATGGAGCAAGAGGAAATACAGCTCAG GAACTGAGAGAAGCTTTGGGTTATGAGAAAGCAAATCTTCCAAACGATTTGGTCCACGACACATTCAACCATTTCCTCAGAGAGGTCTTAAGACATGAAGATTCCTCAAATGGATACGTCTTAAAAGCCGCCAACGCCGTTCTTGTCGATAAACACCTACGACTGCTTGAAGAGTACAGAAACAACGTCCAAGAGTTTTACAGAGCAGTTGTAAAGGATGTAGATTTCGGAAGGGAAGCTCCAAGAATAGTGGAAGAGATCAACTCTTTCGTCAGAGAGAAGACCAATGGCAAGATTGAGAAGCTTCTTGATGAATTGAGTCCGTCCACTGTTTTGGTTCTCTTGAATGCTGTGTATTTCAAGGGAACATGGAAAATTGAGTTCGATCGAGAAGAAACCTTTGATCAAATCTTCTACAATTATGGATTGGAATCGGAAAGAAA GAGAGCACCCTTCATGCACATGACGGAAAAACTTCCCCTCGCAAGATTTGAAAACTTCCAGGCATTGGAATTGCCGTACAAAGGAGAAAATGTCAGCATGCTCATTTTGCTGCCAAATGAACGAGATGAAATTCAGTCGCTTGAGCAGAGTCTTACCCCTGAAAAACTGACGGAGATTCAACAACGATTGTTCAAAACAGAAGTAGACGTTTCATTGCCAAAATTCAAGCTGGGATTCGAAAAAGAACTCTCCGAAGAAGTACAGGCCCTTGGtgctaatgaaatatttgcagCTGGTTCAGCTGACTTCTCAGGAATGACTCCCAGCAGGGATGTTTTCGTCAGCCAGGTCCTGCACAAAGCCGTCATCGAAGTGAACGAGGAGGGAAGTGAAGCTGCTGCCGTCACAGGAATCATTTCCAACAGAATGGGTCTCATTGATAAACCCGAATTTATAGCAGATCATCCTTTCCTGTTCGCCATTGTAGAGAAAGGAAGCAAAAGCAACATGATTTTGTTCTTCGGCCGTGTAAATAATCTGtaa